Proteins encoded in a region of the Drosophila sechellia strain sech25 chromosome 2L, ASM438219v1, whole genome shotgun sequence genome:
- the LOC116802352 gene encoding uncharacterized protein LOC116802352, translating to MFRALSIEPIRIEERSKDEVRANIFVFAVTCALIRFIPIIVRKLS from the coding sequence ATGTTTCGCGCACTCTCCATTGAGCCCATTAGAATCGAGGAGCGCTCCAAAGATGAGGTCCGTGCCAATATATTTGTGTTCGCTGTCACCTGTGCCCTTATCCGGTTTATTCCGATAATAGTGAGGAAATTATCCTAG